Sequence from the Acropora muricata isolate sample 2 chromosome 10, ASM3666990v1, whole genome shotgun sequence genome:
cgaagttctcgtaacTCGCCTcaacaacgtcaacacgttcGAAGTCCTCAAGCTCGCCttaacaacgtcagcaaaaaacgtccttcgatccatgtgacagaaGGTTCGATCCCATTTGACAAACtgttataggcgaatctttgtttacactttttgccccattaacatatgcttatcactatctgatgacgctaataacataaaaactctgaatattgaaagcattttaagttttctctgaaaatttgagtccaattcatcgaatggtttcggagaaattctcttctaaaaactcgaaattttacaggggatgtatagctcattaacttttttgccacccagcaatttcgcagtttttgatgtcggatatttccttcaatactgcttgcaaagagctggaaattgcacaaattgctcaacttaatcagccctttcaacttttgcatttagctcatatacacctatttcaaaaaacgttgtcggagagaacggcggaTGGcggttgtcgaacggaaattgcacgaccgaaaggaactgtggtttccatatttgcaaaaaacacaatgagttcttcgcaaCTACGATGGCAACAAAAACCCTacagatttgcatatttgacaatgaaaaacagtatttttgcacgctttgcacgtgcatttttcatcttttgacatgtAGGCACTGTTTACACGGACGCGGTTTCATTTGTAACCGCATCGGTTTCGATGCGGTTACACCTTTCGTTTACACGGAGCCGGCCGAGTTCGTTATCAAAACCGGGTCGTTTTGAATACGCTTTTAAAagtggagcgttttcaaaacgatacgGTTTCGAGGTCGTGTAAACGGCGAAACCGCATCGATTTGAAAACGGTCTGGCTCGAAATTGGCTGTCTCGCGAAGTAAATATGGTTAATCTCGCACGGAGTGCAGCGCTTTGCTGCACAATCACAACTTTAATCTGCGGTTTAACTTCGCTTTTGCAGCTTTCGGGTATTTTACTCTGTATAAACCGAGAGGCATACCGCCATAACAGACTGGACTCTTTACTCGTTCCCAGATCCAATGACGAAGCGCAAAGGCCTGAGAACGAGATCGCAGGGTTGGATAGGTTCCGTGTAAACCCTTCGAAACCGTGTCGTTTTCGATGCGGTTTCCAGGTCATGAAACCGTTCCCATTGGAAACCGCGTCCGTGTAAACGCAGCCTTAGAAGACGTCCTcattctttctatgacgtgaaatgaacttttttgcagttgtgtggacgacgtgagcatatgatgacaaatgttcaattttgtcttgtcccaagcgctggttccaatttaattccaggatagttaaggcgcatttttcaggcataatgactttgaataattgaaagattccagaaacgcgaagtgacattttcagatgacgttctcgcttccgtcgacgtcgtgtttgcttaagctccctaaactCCCTACTGATAtatactgccttacgaacggccaactggccccggcttaacatgacaaaccatatgactcgccatcgaaggtcggcactgtatggagccggcatcatgggagcttatttcctattaatattcaatacccacattttctttcagtcgtgcaattgccgttcgacaattgacattcgtcgttctccccgacaacattttttgaaatagctgtatacggccactgcttctattaggtaagtcgtatgctaatgagcaaaaatgtaaacaatgacgtcagcaaagattcgcctataattgacacatttgtCATACGTAGATTTAATTGAACATTTTAATTTCATATAgaataattaaaaaatttaGCTGCACGATTTGCGAGTACTCCTCGGTAATGGGTCGTCTTGGACTAAACCTATCGTTTTCTTGCGAAACACAACCATCTTTTAATCCAAACGTTGACATATAAGCAATAGGAAATAAAAGGTCTctcatgattgccgtgtggaaaaagaaaaaataggttTTTAAAGTTTCCCTGCTACTGAGAGTTACATTGCCAAAGATAACTAAGCGGAGATTTTCGTCAAGCGTTAACACTATGAGCCAAGAGTGGCGATTTCGTCATGTTTTTTCCGGATACTGACATCCAATAATATTCTTTCCCTCGATTTAAACAGATTTACCGATTGTCGCGTCGCCTCTAATATTCGGGAGCTTTGGAAAACATAATTGAAACGGCGGTGTccaaaacgtcacaaatttgcatatatttaacaatgaaaaggCGGTTGGCACGCTTTTGGTGAGCTGTTCCATTTTTCTTTAGGATAACCCTACCTACTCCTCCCACACGAGGAAACACTCTTTTCGGGACTTAAGGACAACTAACTACTGCATAAAGAATTAGGGTTTTTCTGTTTCATCGGGTTGCACTAGACTGTCATTGGAAAGCCCCAGAAAAAATGTGGTTTGTCGCAACCAGAGGACTGAGGGGGACATGgggatttgcggtgttgcggtgttgatgtttttttgatgcggtgatgcggtgaataaaatctcaatttgcgGTGTTGCGTTAATCTCAAATCTTACGATGTGCAATGGTGACGGTGTTTTGTCGACTTTTCTTGCGGTGATCGTTAACTTTTTTTGCGGTGTGGCGGCgttcgcccccccccccctcatgCCCCCCTCTCTAAATGTATagagaactggattgacaagatagcttgtacaaaataaaaagcagaaagaaCTAGATAGCATAACCGAGACCATATTCCGAGCAAATGATTGTTAGTAACGACACTGAATCAAGAATCCAAAAAATAATAAGGTAGTCACGGACGACTAGTCTTGGTCAAGAGCTGCATTGCCATTCAGTGAAACACACAAGCATTTCGAATAACAAAagtgcatttgcatcagttGTGAACGAATGTGAAAGGACACGAGATCTCTcaagtttatttcaagtttttgtgtgtgtgtgtgtgtgtgtgtgtgtgtgttcctcAAGGCTTCTTACACATTCAGTGTAAAAGTATCAtgctactttgaatattgttgAAAGACTTTTTATTTACATGAATCACCATATATGACTAGTGATCCAGCCCGTACGTTCATACATTCTTAAATACAAAATGACATACCCCACATACTAATAAAATcgactaaaataaaattgtcttgggaaagagcaaaataaacttgtaaacatttttcatcaaatatatTATGAACCAAACACCGACCTTACCTTTCTTTATCAGGAAATCCAAGCGAAAATTAAGGACTCTCCTGTGTTTCTGACTTAAATAAAAAGAAGCACTACGACGATGAACTTTAAACGGAAAAAACGTTtaccaaacaagaaaacttaagtCACAAATATATTCCCCCGATTGTCATCTAAAAATGATAGGAGAGGCAtacctttcctttctttcaacagaattcagagcaaatcgatcaaacaaaaattaggcTGCCAAAACTTGCACCAACTTGAACTTTATAccaaaccaacttgaagaaaacttgacaacttcaaaggtttgcttggaatcttttcttttaaataaaacaagttgaaaaggtAGGACTCAGTGCTTTCTTTCGGATTTCGTATTGCCTTTAGTTAGTACTCAACAACCGGCAACACTGAATTTTACAAGttagatcaatagttttgtctgGATTAATTGACCCTCAGCGACAAGCGAGCAGGAGTTATTTATGTCCACAGAAGTTAACTACATCAGCAACGTATGTGTAATGGGAAAAAATTACTCCTTAATTTAAGCGCGaacttgcagcgttaatttacaatttcacatgcggtattgaaaaaattgaaaagtttaatgGAAACCGAGCGTAAACAAAGTATATCCTCGAGGCATAAGCAAATAAATTCGTTTCCGCTGGTCCAAATACTCATAATTCTTCTTTCTTGATGGTTCGTGAAATTACTAGAATTTGGTCAAAAACACCCTTGCAGCTGTTCCTCAGTTTCATTAGTCACCATCTGCTTATCCTTACTACGGTGGCCGGTATGggcaaacttaataaaatgccTGCAAAACTTAATAAAAATGTAAGCAAACTTCATAAATTGcacgcaaacttaaaaaagtGGAAGCAAACTTTATAAAGTGCacgcaaacttaataaaatgcaCACAAACTCTAAAAgtgcatgcaaattttataaatgaagtacaaacttaataaaatgattacaaacgtaataaaatacttttacaaacttaattaaatacacacaaacttaaaaaagagcttgcaagttttaaaaaatgtgcgtaaacttaaaaaattgcacacaatttttaaatattgcatGCAAGTTGTATAAATCGCATGCAAGCTTAGACAACGTAAcaaattttaaccctttcactgccaagggattccccattgacgagtaaaatctataagtgccctagAGCAcccctacggcagttaaagggttaaaagtttaaataattttagaaagcttttattctgtttgtttgtttctttctttacagaaataaaaaaaaagttaatactTCTCCACTGAAAAATGACTTCCTCAGTTTTGTCTATTTTAAATAGCACGAGCTAAACGTTAACTTTACATATTACTATAAACACGATGTAAAGATGTCGTTTTCAATTTCAAGTGAGTTTAAATTCTtatgtaaaaataaattaataaatatactCCTCAACAGCCAGCCCCTGCCTTTAATTAGTTAAGTGTAGACGTTAAAATTATATAGCTAAAAAGTGACGGTGTTTCGTCCATTGCGGTGATGCGGTGTTCGTTAAAtttttttgcggtgttgcggtgttcAGAACCCCTCCCCCCATGTTCCCCTCAGGACTCAGTAACATCAAAGAAACAACGCACTAACTAAAATGTTGTTTATCACGTGAAAGATGGCCGGGAATGACGTTTAAGGCACCGTGCAGGAAATAATGTAATGATGGTTGATTGACAGCAGGTGAaggaataacaataataatagtgtaTGTTCGATATTAcaaaaaacaagttgaaaagggCCAAATTAGCACCTTAAAAAGATTGCAACGTTGATGTTTCCAGGTTTACCCTTTCTTCTTTCATTCTGACGAAGGGtgaaagctcgaaacgtcaacttcacaatctttttaagaTGGTAATATGACCGTTTTTAACTTGTGTGATACCAATTTGTTATATTTCACTTGCCCACTGACTCGGTACCGTAGTTTAGAAAATAACCCGTATTTATAAAAAAATCAGCGACTAAGCAGCTAGCGATTTACTTCTTTAGTTATAAAGCGAAATATATGTTGATTTCATTTGGGCTTTCAACTCCCTGACTGTTACATGTTTGACATAGTTGTCTCGTCCCTTTCTGTGGGCGGCTGCGAAGCAGAGCTCTTGTCCCTTGTCTTTGCAAAACTTGCGAGATACCGCTGGCTTAAAAGTTTCATCACTTTACGGCGCTGAAGAAAAGTAGAAACAAAATATAGTGGAAAAAATATTCTACAACGCACAGGGACTAAAAAATGAGATCAATTCAGAAAGTAATGAAAgagaacaaagagaaaaataactcATAAATTTGGTTTCAACAAAAGGACAGAAGTGACTCATTCGACCAGTGAATGTGCCTGTCTTACGGAAAAATTTATGAGAACTTTAATTTGCAACTGCAGAAATTTCCTGAAAAaggctaaaattgaaaaaagacttacttttattctttgtttcttttcttcctttctGGACGTTGAGCTTTTGCGTTGACGATGACATCCATGCTGTAAATAACGACATAACACCAATAACTGACTAAAATGAAAGCGAGTGCTAAAGAAGAAAAGATCGGCGCTCGTTCGTTGAAGGTATAGCCGGATGGGAACTGTAAACCACTATGGCAAAAGTTCCCGGCTAAAAGGTAAACTGTGAGTGTCTCTTTTTAGGAACATTTCGATGCAAAATTTAGGATTTCATTTTTCGTACCAATAGGTTCGAACcaatttcatttttcctttccaTTTGACCGTTTTTCTCAGTTATGGTCTTTGCCGCTTTTAAGCGGGAATTTAAAAATTCCGCGAATAACATTTAACATGGCGTCTGCATATGCCTACGTTTGGAAAATGGCTTGATTATATTGCAGTGGACATCCCAGTCGAACTTCTAAACAAATTGTGACACCAACAGCAATATATAAACAGATTAGATTTCTTCATGGGAACATAATTCCCAGTTCCCTATATACGCTATGATCATTTCGGCATAATAAGGCCCTCCTCACAGCAATGACATGCGTTACCAACTAAATTACAAAATTGTGAGTAATGGCGTCAGCTGGGGGGCAATCCTGGTTTTACTCAAGTTCAACATGAGTGGCGAAATCTTAAACATGAACTTATCCGAACATGGACCATGAAAAGGTAAAATGTTTCACTGACTGGTTAGGTGAGGAAATGCAAAACTCACCGAGCAGAGCCGTCGACAAAAATTTATCACAACACGTGGCGGTGGAATAAGATTAAATGGAGGTGGCATGACACTGCCTTCGTCCAAATATCGCATCCACATTCGTGTTCTTGAGAATTTCCACTGAATGTTGGCGTCGTCCTGGGAAAAAAAAGATCAAGAGAAAGACATTTGCTGCCTGGGTGATCTCCTTCGCTGTTGGATAACACCTTTTATTATATGTCTACAATAGTgcgcccgctctgattggctgctgagtgggcattatcTTCTTGTAATGACCGAGaattatgaaacttttctcgggtcttttgagttgcgagtaaaagcaacgagcgcatgggcgaaaacaacaaaaaagattgtcaaaaggtggtacaactatattttcaataactgaaagaaaaactagcgtacagaaacattttagtatgagcgacgaagagaggcatggcgcgcgcaagcgaatgtgaaaaattacttccggtgttcttattgtattcttcttaagaaaagcgctaaaaaggccacataataaataacttatcaaactcgtccgttcggtcattacagggaaatctcagacctcggccttgatgtatcgacctcgctatcgctcatCAAGGCccggtctgagatttccctgtaatgacctcactctcggttaataagtggtatgTAATCAATAAAGtcttgtcaaagaaaatgacGTGAGTGATGCCAGCTTGAGTGGTTTGTTATTGAGTGAAGAAAGGAACTGATTCGAAGAGACAATGAGGTAGAGAAGGACTAGGTCGGGGTTAACTGATCAAAGTGTCCTTTTAGTGCAGCCTCGTTACCAGGAGAATTCCATGGGAACGAGGCTGACTAGAACTGACAGCTATCCATCCTGATAATTGGTAGCTCAGTCAGCCACGACAACAACGTTGAGCAGaacatcacaaatttgcatatttaacaatgacaTAAAGTAGCTTAGCACGCGTTGCACGtgtgcttttcatttttgtacgtTTTGCAGCCCCTGGTTTTCCAgccgttctcgttctttccaccacgtcaaattttctgttttgcagttttttgGACTAAGTCAACACTCcatgacaaattttcattttctctttccaTCTCCAAATCGCTCAAACCAATTTAATTGCAATATAATACACATTTTGCAAACCAAATGACTAGAATAATCGAGGAACGATAACAGAAACATGACGTTAAATTTGCAGATGACGCTCTCGCTGTTTTAGACGCCGTGCTTGCCAAAGCTCTCGGTCCTGAAAACAACGATCTACGGCTGATAAAAACACTGATTCTTTGGTTGAAATCTTTCGAACTTACCGCAACTTTCTGATAAGTGTTTGACATCATAGTTATCAGCATATTGATCGCCACCAATAGAGATGCAATGGTGTAAAGTCCCAGCAACAATTCCCCCGCATACTGTGTGATCACAAACCTCTCGGAAGTGTGTAAGTCTCCAAGTTCCGTCATCCCAAATGCATTCCAAAACAAATAATGCAGGGTTCCTCCGATtctgaagaaaaaggaaactgaaTAGTCAGCCTTCCACGCAGAAGTTTTTATGGGATGCTCTGCTTTGCAACGGCAACAACAACCGCTGAACAGCAAAAACTAACACATAAAACTCTACTCAGAGTTTTCCATCTAGAATATTAGATTTGTTTGTGAAAGACCACACACGGATCTTTACCGATAATAGTGGGCTCTATTATGGGCGCTTACCAGCTTGTCAGCCTGCCCGAATCTGTCCACAAATGTAATGCGGCAGTTCTTTAGAACGGAGAGAGCTGTTCATGATCAAACTATTCCTCTTTAAAGAGCAGGGTGCAAATAGTGCCACCATGCTGTTTCTGTTTTCGGGCTATAGATTCCCCTCATCTCTTTcccttgacaaaaacaaaatggcggccataGTACTGAAAATCCATGCGTTAGAATTCGCCTGCACTGCGAGCTACAAGGAAAGATCATTATTACTTCGAAACCACTTATAAGATCAGTTACAATTAAATACTGACCGTTCTTAAAATGGAAGCTTAAATGATGTTTTTATCGACGCACTAGTCATTTAATGTTTGCAAAAACCCTCGACCGGCTGCGGCCCATGACTTCTTGTTGAAAGCAAAGGTAGTTACGTACTTGGCAAATTCATGATCCGTTATATTTCCAGCAAAATCTTCTCTGGCCTGGACGTACCGAGAATAGACTTTCCTCTGCGCGAACCCAAACGAGAggaataacaataaaaacagGAACAAAAACTTGCCGATATCAGCGGTCATGCTAACAAGGGAGAACTGCAAAGGACCCAACACGGGGCTGACTTGAAAGAAATTCGAGGCGTGAAAAAACGCTAAGACCATagcaagagaaaagaaaacgttgGACAAGAGAACAAAGCGATATGCAGACTCTGTCGCATTCTTGTCACTAAATACGGCCTCAATTAGAATCTTCCATGAGTCGTGCCCCCCCACATTCATGAAAAAACCAGTGAGCCAAAACATTCCCGAGGCGACAAAA
This genomic interval carries:
- the LOC136887350 gene encoding short transient receptor potential channel 5-like; translation: MFPLQFVAHPYSQLMLNSVLYDNLESWKDLNLVIKILVGLVFASLLPLWFLIDFFAPNIHLSQLLKKPFFKFVNHGGSSVWFLALLICSSIQDKFFDALQYSPLDLFLTVSIIGMLVQEAKEVYRQGTERYKSQYWKLVTIFMLFLFVASGMFWLTGFFMNVGGHDSWKILIEAVFSDKNATESAYRFVLLSNVFFSLAMVLAFFHASNFFQVSPVLGPLQFSLVSMTADIGKFLFLFLLLFLSFGFAQRKVYSRYVQAREDFAGNITDHEFAKIGGTLHYLFWNAFGMTELGDLHTSERFVITQYAGELLLGLYTIASLLVAINMLITMMSNTYQKVADDANIQWKFSRTRMWMRYLDEGSVMPPPFNLIPPPRVVINFCRRLCSHGCHRQRKSSTSRKEEKKQRIKRRKVMKLLSQRYLASFAKTRDKSSASQPPTERDETTMSNM